The genomic window tttaaagtagtaaagaaaaaaaacttttttttttgtttaacaaaatatctCCATTAGCcaaagtttttttcaattttttttcagccaagttaaaggttatttttttccaaatccaaccatatgcaataaaaatattatatgaaataccatttttgagaattaattataaacgccTCCGTATACGCTATCCGTGCTCATATGCATAAGTAATTACTTCAAATCGTTGAACAATAAGACATAATTCGATAAATAAGGAAATTGCTGCGATTGATATATCCagcaatacaaattataaatagtattaaaaattataatttttattatttttctttagtaaaacttttattgtttattcatttctgtatattatttttttaaatacatatatttggattatcttcttaaaaatactttttacgcttttacatcttatttatttgtgatttacataataatttttaaatgtacttaatagtgaaataatttttaagtgtttatataattttgtattttataatcatttactCATTATACTCATTACAGTAATGCTACTCGacaaagaaatgttttaaacataatGACATCTTGCACCATGAACATCTTACTACAGCTATATTATTGCAACCTTTGATATCATATGTTGTTGATGTTTTGtcaaaactaaatttttctggtttttcatttatataaccacttttaaattacgaatatttaaataagttgtGATATTGTGGTGATGACAATTGGTTGTGTATCAaagattgcaattttattatactatttccgttcatgcaaatttatattacttacgCATATGAGCACGGATAGCGTATACGGAggcgtttataattaattttcaaaatagtattACTTAAGATACTTTTGTTATACATggttgaaaaaaataatctttaatttggctgaaaaaaatttgcaaactttGGAAAAACTTTGGGTGGTGGagatattttgttaaacaaaacaaataaaatttttttcttgagaattttaaagtatacaatttttgtcaaaaaaatttttttctgtctcttaTAATTTTGACGATATTTGCCCCAAAAGAAAAATACCGTTATTCTTCTAAACGGGTGTTTTACCATCTAAACATGAGATTCcgcttatataaaaaaatacggatctcttaaattttcttatttaacaaCAGAAAAATCAAATCGGCGCCGGATACCCGTGACAGTTCTCTTGTTAGTTACAAAAGTTAAGAAGTAcgaatttaattcttaattacagGCCCAGTATAAttaaggaataaaattttaatttatatttgcagaagatctaattaagaattaaaaatttatttgtcagttattacatttataattaacaatacaACTTATTTATCGATTAGTTTAGTTATAAttaacgattaaaaatttaattctaaattgtaGAAGCCgtgtaattaagaattaaaaatttatttatcaattgttacatttataattaacaattaaaattttatttatcagttagtttagttaataattaaaaatttaatttttaattgcagaaaccgcgtaattaaaaattaaaaatttaattatcaattgcagggtgtataattaataactaaaaatgcaattgttaatttactttaatcgtaattaaaaattgaaagtttatttattaaatattaattatataattgagaattagaattttaactattaattagTTTAGTTGTTAATTGACGATTATAGATTTAGTTGTCAATTGAACAAGTCCGTGATTATCGATTACAGacttatttcttaattagtaagtagttaaattaaaaatttaattaattatttgcaaccCTGGTCATGCGCATGTAATCGATGCCGTCTTCAATATGGTAACttgataaatttgaaaatgtgcacgcgtacacaaatttttatgtataatatatttagcaTACTGGCAAAGGACCCCGTCCGGTTCTTCTGGAAAATGGGGTCCCGGTCAAATTGGCCCAACTTTTGATATGATGTAGATTTTGACTCACTGATTAAAAGTCTCAATGGTCATCAGGCCAAATAATGAATAGTTTTGGAGTTACAGCAGCTTTAATATCCAAAATTGACGCCGGACGACATCCGTCGTCCGGCGGTATAACGCGATGGTAGGCACTTGATATTTCGTGTGTTTCATCCTTCTTAGAGTCTTCATTCATACTTTTATGTGTTGCACACTTACACACCTATATACACGAATATACAtacacgcgcatacacacacgcgcgcgcgcgcgcgcgcactgtTTGGGTATTTTCATAATGCGCGTGTATGTATATTCGTGTATATAGATGTGTAAGTGTGCaacatataaaagtatgaatGAAGACTCTGAGAAGGATGAAACACACGAAATATCAAGTGCCTACCATCGCGTTATACCGCCGGACGACGGATGTCGTCCGGCGTCAATTTTGGATATTAAAGCCGCTGTAACTCCAAAACTATTCATTATTTGGCCTGATGACCATTGAGACTTTTAATCAGTGAGTCAAAATCTACATCATATCAAAAGTTGGGCCAATTTGACCGGGACCCCATTTTCCAGAAGAACCGGGCGGGGTcctttatataaatactttgtaAAAAGAGTTGACATATTAACGCTATTACATAATGGTAGGCTgctaaacaaatgattctatAAGTAATTACTAACATTCCGTCAAATAATAATAGTGATAATAGTGGTAACCATAATACTTATAATGATCGTAATACCACATTTtctctcaatttaatttaattttgcaacatgGCAATAAAACCAAATGCAATCAATGTCAATGTACGTAGTTAATCGCAACATGGTGAAATGTAATGCGTAATCAATTGTAACGTGGTCAATAACAACGCATTAGATATATCAACGTGCTTAATCGCAACGTGTCCAATCGGCTCTGTGGTCAATCGCAATGTGATCAATGGAGCGGGACGCTTTCATAAGGTTTTTGTACATGTATTTTGTAACGTAAATTAACAACTAACCACTAACTAGTGTCAATGCGGACCACacgtaagaaataaataatgagtCAAGAGTACCACTTTGAAAAATGCAACAAgtgttaaaacaattaatatattaactcgTTGTCAGATGaatcttatttttatgaatattgcGTGTGTACATTTTATGCGTTAATATTTGCTTATACACGGCTGATGAGGATCAAGTTAGGCCGAAACGATTTGTCACGAtattaatagttaaataaaCGATTTAGTAAGGCTAGATCTTGTAATTTTGCTCGTTAACTTGGTTTTGAAATCACAGATtcgtttattattttgtaaatgcgaacgattttgtcattattttgtaaatctgacttcagattaataaaatcaatgatCCAAAAAATCCTCGGATactgtttaaaagaaaaatacaatgttttttaatttgatcTGACATATTGAACCaactattttgaatttttgaagtTGAACTTCAAATTTGTAATCAGACGCCAAAAACTCCCGAgtataaacttttcaaaaaaatttggtacaaacatttgaaataaaatattaggaaatttctttgtttctaaCCGccattttaaatcaataattttgaatttttaaaaataccaCGCGGCATTATAAAGTCGTTCAGGTCAGTATTTATTCTTAAGTCCtggttgaatattttattacaaaaattattctgGAAAGGAGGGGATCACGGTTAATAAAGATTGAtctctgtattattattattattattattctttattattattgcattacACATAAATGATACAAAGACAGAAAGTAGATAGATACAAAGTTTCAGTAAAACATAAAGTAAAAGGTGAAATTTCAGCAAGATTGCTCCTATAAGGCCTGTAATAACAAGATAAACAAAATAACAgtataatatgaaaaagagagagagactgaaAGAAACacattaagaaatattaattatataagaacAACACATTAATCAAATGAAAATGAGAGTGACACAATAAAACAAGCCGCCGCAgcgtaaaaagaaatagatgAAGAGAAGCATTTTATAGaggtaatttattataacatgcATAACTCGTAAAGTACCACAGTGAGAGATGCCATTGTTCGATAAAAGGTGATTCAGTATAACCCCATGTCCTTATAAAGACGTATTTTAAATGGAAGGCGgacacttcgaacatttattataaacaagaGACGTTACGAAATAATCTccccttttcagggcaatcaaaataattaatctgtgttttctttttcaaataattaatctgTCCTTTTCAAGGCAACCAAATAATTGTAAGGGCTTAAGTATCTCTCCGTTACTAAACTAGTAACGAATACGTTACTAAAGCCTTATTGGACGCGCATGCGCAAGAAAACCTGACTCGTCTGTCAACACTGTCTATTGGTCGCTTGAGATAACTGCGGCGACCTCGTGCGTTTGTGCTCAACATTTATAGTGGCAAGTCATTATAGCAAGACGTGTGTAACGCACTCGATAATAGAGCTCTATATTATAAGAGTAGCGCAATTCTTTTATCTAAGCGATGCCGACTTCAACCGCCATAATGGACCTAATAGGTCTTTCATCCAATGAGCGTTCAGTGATTTTAGTTTCCACACTTTTCAGCCAACCAGTATTAGGTCCATTAGGTCCAAAATGGCAGTTGTTTGCGCTATTCTTATAATATAGAGCTCTActcaatataaaattgtatttttgcgtATCGACAACGTGTCAGTGCTCGAGTTCTGAGTCCTTGACTTCTATAGGCCTCCTAATAATTTATCCTGACAAATATTCCTCTAGGCGTTCCTAATTAGATTATTTTGTTCAAGAGTCTTATGCCACGCTTCCCAGTTTTCGGCGGCTATTTCAATTTCGTTCTTTTgctttacataatatattttttttaaaagttcgaGAATTGagttgtatatttaatatatatttaacaaattatttaatagatttatttaataacattaatatttatacaaacatttattaataattatttaagcaataaacataattaatgtGACATACAAGATGTTTcactgataaataaaaatttaatttttataaaataaaagaaaaagaataatatttttatgtacttgAGTGTTCTTTAAAAACGATTATTTtgaaagcaataaaaattttattaataattattataataattatttattattataaaaattgtaatgatatttcaaattgaaaaattgatcaCGACACCACACAGTGGATACACTGGATAtacatttttggaaaaaaatataatttttattacaaatgctagatttctaattcttttttaatttgaagattatttattaattaatgtacatttgttaaagttttttttaatttgatgaataatttattactttattctgttatattacatacatttgtACACCTTCACTAAAGAATTCCTTTGAAATCCACAATGCCGATATTGCATCATACATCACAAGTACATATTTACACATAATAGCAAAAGTATTTCATGATTCTTTTCGTAGCCAAAATCAAATGGATCGAACAAAAAACATGAGTCTTTATAGACTCACGTGGcataaaatgtgttaatatgtattttcacatatcaatttatttcgaaattgttgCCGTTTCCATGTAAAATCAGGCATAAGAGTTTCTTCAACGAAAGTCACTTGGTTGGAGCCgtcaattaataatatagaatGTGTCCTTGTACCGTATTCTTTTCCGGAAACAAAAATTGAACTGAGGTCTTCGTATCTTAATGGACATTTTCTTTGTAATTCGTCATCTGGTAGACACCTATAATATGATATATTGCAGCGTGAGCATTTACGTTGAAGTTAAATCCAAATGTATTGATACATGCAATTTtaacattgaaattattttaaattaaaatattggagTTTCCTACCAGAAAAAACTGtggaaatttgattttttaagaagatttaTCTTTTGTCCTAGAAAACTATGCagtattctataaaataaactttttatttttaaatttaaattcagtaACAAAATCtcatattattgtttaactttgtataactcgaaatatgtACATCCAAATAAGaagtaataagaaataaataacaaaaaacacttGATTGtacattcgtgtaataatacgttaaagtttaaaaacaatgaggaagtaaatgtaattaaatactaaaatatactttgaaaaagtttagacgtgctcaaaagtaaaaatgtcttataataattgtttatacattatataatatatatagtatataatatgtattatatataatataggggagaccggggcaattcggaagacttttttcttttgcgtctccGGAGtcctatatttattaaaaaaataaaattaaatggtttCGAAGGTTGAATTTTCCCCTTTACATTGCCATTATAGATAGAACACGGAAATGTatttgctttgaagtacatataaaaatattgaccaatgccaaatatttcgaatagccCCGAGCCCGGAGTAATTCGAAGCTAGTttgaaaatattctgaaatttatgttttaagatgaaaaaaatgtaaaagagcaattgttaagactttgttttatttagaaaagaatatatagtattatgaagaaatgttacatacaataaaagaatacaaacacacaataaagaattttattgctttagctTTTTTGGAACAAGTCAGGGACTATTCGTATTTGGTGTAATTACATCTGTTgcgtattaaattgtgtattggTACATAGAACAAGcatatatgaaagaaaaattatccgAACGACGCATCGACGTTTGGTGCTTTGAATAGACCagacatcaactgtgcgcattattgtgtattattgacaaaaaatagacattacagcaaaaaataaacgcgaaatgtttcaaatacattcagcTGGACACGatatattcaaagttttcaaaaaaaccttattatcttatataaattttgaagaaatgctgGCTctgaaattacttcgactgtcgcaaaacacattttccaTTACTACGACTTCAGTATGACGTCGTTACCAACAAAGTTTTAGCagcatcgttacattaggacgcgtttacaatatttaaagtaaattttttatatgtactcataaaaagatatttctatttttataattgcccCGTCTCCCAAATTGCCCCGGTctttcctatatatatatacatacatacatacatatacagagGACATACAGAAGATGAGCGTGGAAGACCAATGGGCgagcattaaattaaatatacaaagatCCACAGAGGAGGTGATAGGCTATGAAAAGAgaggaataaaaaaatcatagatgACTGAAGGCACATACTCGATTTAATGGAGGAGAGAAGAAGATGGAAATGTCGCaatctaactttatcatatactattgaatttgtaataaaataagctttattttgcttataacaaaaaataaaaattatgaaaaaaataagtaagtggtgggaggaagtatacaaaaaaaactaaaaaaaaattgtcactgttataaagtactcttcaagctattcaactttcattcaaaacatttttttgcatcttttatagtttcaatAATATaggctttgaaagaaaaaaaaatcgattttctttaaaggggtGTTTGAAGAAACCTTCTAAAAGTGAGTTTGgtgcacgtataaaaaaaaatacgtgttccttattttgatctgcacatattaaaggcttgttAAAATTGGAGGGGGAAATTTTCGTGTCTTTCCTTGTcagtactaaaaaaatatattaaagttttaagaaACTTTAGTTAAAAATCGACAGAAATAGAAATATTCGATTTGAAAGAGGGGACGGCCTGGGAAaagcgtttttatattttttattatagttcaaCGCAGGTGAGAGATATGTCAAAATGGTATGAagtaaaaatgaagaaaatcaAATAATCTTTTCAAGGGCAACTTTAGTTTTAtgataatactttatttttgcCTTATAGAAGGCAAAAACTACAAATAAGTCCGATTTATCCCACTCTGCTTTACATATACATCTTTCTCGTAGTGTATTcttatagtatttaataatcCAATATGTATGAAGTGTAAACACGTCATTAGTTTTGAaatctattgtttattaaaaacaaaataagttttttttggtaaagtatttaaatcatttattttgttatttttgaaaGGTTTCTGACATTTTCTGGATAAATAAGCTTTTTTTGTATGAATGTATGATCTTTCAACATGATAACTGCATAAGTTTCAGAGGTGTCTAGAACTTTAGCCATTTTTAGACTTCTTTCTTTAATAAGATAGTTtctattatagtaaaattacgaaaaattaaaaagaacatataataaaattaatttattttaaagatgtattaaaaaaatatttattaaaaatattttctgattttatctaaaattttcgacaagttttgttcaaaatttatctCAATTTCTTATAAAGTTGAAGTAAATAGtctatcaatattaaaatttaatatgaatttttttatacgaaccttttctttgattttaaaaaataaataagtttgtcTATCAAATCATCTTGTTTCGCTGTATctacaccctgtataatacgtttaaattcttcttttccTACTTCAACTTTTTTATAAGGATGATTTAATCCACTGTTTCCAATACCTATAACATCACTGTTGCAAATTTTAGGTCCAATAGATTTTGTACAACTGCTTAGATAATGGACATTTGCATTActgaaaaaatacattgttattaaaaattttgtaaaatcacACAGTGGGCCAGGAGAGCTAATAAAAAaggctaaaaacaaattttaaaatttgtataaataaattatgttattacatTGTAGATACTTTGAAGTAGTTGTggcaatttgtatattttattgatgttttttggcacttttaatttaaagaagatACTTTTTCTTATAccttattaattgtaattaatatcaaacacagaaaatattttgtaaattgaaaAGTTCTTGCTTTCGTTTAGTTCTATATAGGAATAAATTCAACgcatgtacgaggtgtgttcaaaaagtatcgcgaattttgaattttcgcgggttacgtatattcgaatttcgatctttttgtggcgttatgttggtactcatgtctctcacttatgccgacaagctcggttattttgaatgttcacttaattgttgacagctgctttgcttgcacgtgttttggatcgtcttcgatttttacctattcaaaaaaatggatcaaaga from Solenopsis invicta isolate M01_SB chromosome 2, UNIL_Sinv_3.0, whole genome shotgun sequence includes these protein-coding regions:
- the LOC105194094 gene encoding transport and Golgi organization protein 2 isoform X1, coding for MCILFIYRNPNADARSYRLIIASNRDETYKRPALSAHYWKEHPECLGGTDMEPGKEGGTWLALSIKGKAAVILNLVNGNGTTNSSKKGRGFLISNFITSHDSIEEYLSNLHKENVNGQPYNPYCLVLCNLNNANVHYLSSCTKSIGPKICNSDVIGIGNSGLNHPYKKVEVGKEEFKRIIQGVDTAKQDDLIDKLIYFLKSKKRCLPDDELQRKCPLRYEDLSSIFVSGKEYGTRTHSILLIDGSNQVTFVEETLMPDFTWKRQQFRNKLICENTY
- the LOC105194094 gene encoding transport and Golgi organization protein 2 isoform X2 — translated: MEPGKEGGTWLALSIKGKAAVILNLVNGNGTTNSSKKGRGFLISNFITSHDSIEEYLSNLHKENVNGQPYNPYCLVLCNLNNANVHYLSSCTKSIGPKICNSDVIGIGNSGLNHPYKKVEVGKEEFKRIIQGVDTAKQDDLIDKLIYFLKSKKRCLPDDELQRKCPLRYEDLSSIFVSGKEYGTRTHSILLIDGSNQVTFVEETLMPDFTWKRQQFRNKLICENTY